GGCGCCCTCTTCTCCATAGGCTTTCTCTTGCTTTCGCCTGTCGGAGGCACCGCTCTTCTCGTACTCCTTTTTTCCGTAATCTCCGTCTTTTCCTTTGGAGGAGTCTTTGCGGGAATCAGTTACACTCATCTGCTCGGTCAGTCAATATTGAAGCAGGATAGACGCGGTTTCATGTCGTACAGACAGATTGCCGGGAGCGCTTTGTCACTTCTCGGAGGCTTTGTCGCAAAGTACATAGTTGGAAACGTGAGTTATCCGGTCAACTATTCGCTGATGTTCTTCATTGGAGGGAGTTCGCTGTTCGTTGCTTCGCTTGGATTCGCGGGAGTACGGGAGAGGGAGGTTCAGGGAAGTGAAATTCCCGGCTTCTGGAAGATCATGAAGAGCATTCCAAAAACACTGAAGAACGATGCGAACCTGCTTAACTACATCGTCTTCAACAACGTGACAGGCTTCGGATTGGTCTTGATCCCGTTTTATGTTCTCCTGGCGAAGGACAGCTTCGGGTTGAACGGAAGCGATGTGGGCAGTTTTCTCCTGTTTCAGATGATAGGTATGCTTGGAGCCGGGGTTCTATGGAATCGCTTTCTTAAGAGGAGAGGTTTGAAAAGACTGCTTATAACCTGCGCAACGATTGGCAGCTTTATTCCACTAATTGCATATCTTCTATCTGCCTCTTCTCCTGACTTCTATCTTATAGTCTTTTTCCTTTCAGGTATAACCCTGAGCGCACGAAAGATCGGATTTGAGTGGCTTCTTATAGAAATCTCCAACGATACGAACAGACCTTTGTATACAGGTGTATCGGGCGCGCTCAGTCTTGTGACCGCTCTTCTTCCTCTGATTCTGGGTAGTGTGCTGCGACTTCTGGGCTTTCCGGTCGTTCTGGTTGTCTCCAGCATCGCGATCGCCTCGGGAGTGTATTTCATAAGGAAGATCGACATCACCGATGACCTGGGATGAGGTAACCGCTGCTTTACGCGGCTCAAATCCTCGTTAGAGGCTTCCCAATGACTGGCCTTTCACCTTAGCAGAACTTCAATTTTCTTGCTGTCCAGGAGCTTAGAGATTACGAAATGAGAAGAATCAGAAGAAAAACTATCGAGGCAGGGTTGTGTTGGCTGCCCTATTTTGCGCTAGGGAAGCTCGGTTAAATCATTTTGAAGAGCATCGACTCGCTTCACCTGTTTGGCCAAATGTTAGAATTGTAGATGAGATACAATTGAATTTGAAAGTGAAGCTGGTTCTGCTTTGTCTTCGCGAAGGTCTGAGAGATTGAGCTGAGGCCAACCGAGATATCGCTTGAGAATGCTTCCGATCTCGGGCGGCAGATTCAGAAAGCAAGGAGTTGAAAAATGATTAAGGAAGTCGAGTTCGATAATCTTCCCGGAAGGTTCATAGAGATTTTTTCTGGTTGTCTGGGAAGACCGGAGCAGTCCGACGAAGTATTGAAGATGTATCAGGCTCCGGAGAGAAGGCTCTTTGTGATGAGACAGGGAGGAAGCATAGTTGCTGTAGCCGGTTTGAAGCTCCATGAGCTTGAAGAGCCCGAGCTTCTGCATCTTGCCGTCAGGAAAGACAAGCGAAGGAGCGGCTTCGGCAGCACACTGATAAAGACAATGATAAATTCCTTCATGATAGATACTCTTGCAGTGTGGACAGATGAAGATGCCGTCGGTTTTTATGAGAAGATAGGGTTCATCGTTGTGAACGAAGTCCAGACTCAGAACGGTTTGGTTCGCTACAAACTCCGATTTTCTCGCGCAAAATCCCGTGGGAGGTTAGAAACGTGAAGATCTTATTCCTGAATAGACTTGACAGATACTGGGAAGGAAAGGTTGAAGAGCTTGCAAGAGCATTTCCCGAACACTCTTTCATCTCGTACTCCAGCGACAGCGATCCGAAAGCCCATATTTCCGATGCCGAGGTAATAGTAAAGGGAAATCTTTCGCAAGCCGACCTCGATAAGGCCAGAAATCTCAGAATGGTCGTCGTTCCCTGGACCGGTGTTGATGGTCTTCCACTTGAACGGTTAAGAGAACGTGGCGTCATCGTTTCAAACACCCATGAGAATGCCGAGGTCGTTGCCGAAAGGGCCGTAGCTCTAGCCTTAGCTGTTACGGGAAGAGTTGTCGAACTTCATAACGATCTTGCGCAGGGGGTATGGTTGGGTCGGCCATCCAATAAGGAGGCGACCTGGTATTCCATCATCGGGAAGCGGTGCTCTGTTCTCGGCCTGGGCAAGATCGGGCAGGCGATAGCAAAACTGATCAGCGGCTTTGAATGCGAAATAACGGGATTCAAAAGAACCTCCGGCGGCGAGTTCCCTTACGTGAAGAGAGTGACAGACGATATTCAAGATGCCGTTCGGGCCGGTGATCTCGTCTTCGTTGCTCTTCCGCTGACGAAAAAGACAGCGGGGATCATCGGTTCCGATCTGCTAAGTCAGATGGAGGGCAAATATCTGGTAAATGTGAGCAGGGGAAGAGTAATCGAGGAGAAGGCACTGTACGATGCTCTGAAAAGCGGAACTCTCGCCGGCGCGGCAATAGATGTCTGGTACGAGTATCCCTCGAGTGATCGGCCCGCAACACTTCCATCGAGATATCCAATTCATAGGTTTTCCAATGTAGTCATGTCTCCGCACGTCGGAAGCTGGTCGGTAGAAAGTATGCAGTCCATGGTGAATGGCGCCTTGAAAAACATTGAGAGTTTTCTTCTTAAGGGAAGGCCGGAGGAAGAGATCGATCTTGACGAACTGTACTAGCCGGCTGTAGAGGGGAAGTCGCTATCTCTTCGCCAGTGCATGTTTCGGTTGAAGAGATGTCCTGTGTTAAAATCTGGTCGAGAAAGCTTTTCGATGAGGGGTGTCCATAAATGCCTTTGATAAGAGGTGCCGGCTCTAGACTTTCCAGAAGACTGACTGGCTTTGCTGCCGGTCTGTTGGGCTTTGCTGTCGTCGTTATTTCCGTCGTTCTAATCCTTCTTCTGGGGGTTCTGCTTTCATTTGCCGAGATAGCCAGGGGAAGAAGGGAATTTTCGGACAGGCTTTTGAGACAGGGTAGATTTGTCCAGAGCGGTCTCAATTTGGACGAACTCTCGAGGCTTTCAGGGAGTATAGATGATCTAGACAAGCCCGAATACTGGAGACTGAAGAGCCAACTGGAGCAGGAATGTGCGCTATTTCCGGAATACCGCTTCATCTACCTGATGGGACAGAAGGAAAATGGAGAGTTGTTCTTCTTCATTGATTCCGAGCCGCACGGTTCAGATGACGAATCTCTTCCAGGGGACATTTACGCCGATGCAACCGAGTACGATCTCGAGGTCTTTCGGGAGAAGAAGGCGAAAGTGCTGCCAGTAATTACTGACAGCTGGGGAACATGGGTATCGGTGATGGTTCCCGTTATTGATGAGAATTCGGGAAGACTGCTTGCCGTGCTCGGAATAGACGTTGAGGCCAATGACTTCTGGAAAACCGTTCTATCGTATGCGATCAAACCGGCCGTCTTCTCTCTGGTTCTGGTGCTGATGGCGATACT
This sequence is a window from Mesotoga sp. BH458_6_3_2_1. Protein-coding genes within it:
- a CDS encoding 2-hydroxyacid dehydrogenase, which translates into the protein MKILFLNRLDRYWEGKVEELARAFPEHSFISYSSDSDPKAHISDAEVIVKGNLSQADLDKARNLRMVVVPWTGVDGLPLERLRERGVIVSNTHENAEVVAERAVALALAVTGRVVELHNDLAQGVWLGRPSNKEATWYSIIGKRCSVLGLGKIGQAIAKLISGFECEITGFKRTSGGEFPYVKRVTDDIQDAVRAGDLVFVALPLTKKTAGIIGSDLLSQMEGKYLVNVSRGRVIEEKALYDALKSGTLAGAAIDVWYEYPSSDRPATLPSRYPIHRFSNVVMSPHVGSWSVESMQSMVNGALKNIESFLLKGRPEEEIDLDELY
- a CDS encoding GNAT family N-acetyltransferase — its product is MIKEVEFDNLPGRFIEIFSGCLGRPEQSDEVLKMYQAPERRLFVMRQGGSIVAVAGLKLHELEEPELLHLAVRKDKRRSGFGSTLIKTMINSFMIDTLAVWTDEDAVGFYEKIGFIVVNEVQTQNGLVRYKLRFSRAKSRGRLET
- a CDS encoding MFS transporter, with amino-acid sequence MESDRGHYLGFIWHASFLALTMAFVEVNTVLPSMILAAGGGSFAIGLVTAISTGIPLLAQLTFAGYLMSKRMKKPYLLLGIYLRVGALFSIGFLLLSPVGGTALLVLLFSVISVFSFGGVFAGISYTHLLGQSILKQDRRGFMSYRQIAGSALSLLGGFVAKYIVGNVSYPVNYSLMFFIGGSSLFVASLGFAGVREREVQGSEIPGFWKIMKSIPKTLKNDANLLNYIVFNNVTGFGLVLIPFYVLLAKDSFGLNGSDVGSFLLFQMIGMLGAGVLWNRFLKRRGLKRLLITCATIGSFIPLIAYLLSASSPDFYLIVFFLSGITLSARKIGFEWLLIEISNDTNRPLYTGVSGALSLVTALLPLILGSVLRLLGFPVVLVVSSIAIASGVYFIRKIDITDDLG